The following proteins are co-located in the Megalobrama amblycephala isolate DHTTF-2021 linkage group LG12, ASM1881202v1, whole genome shotgun sequence genome:
- the LOC125279955 gene encoding retinal Mueller cells isomerohydrolase has translation MVSRLEHPAGGYKKIFESCEELAEPIPALVSGKIPAWLTGSLLRMGPGLFEIGDEPFYHLFDGQALIHKFDLKDGHVTYHRKFIRTDAYVRAMTEKRVVITEFGTAAYPDPCKNIFSRFFTYFQGIEVTDNCLVNIYPIGEDFYACTETNYITKVDPDTLETIKKVDLCNYLSVNGVTAHPHIEPDGTVYNIGNCFGKNMSLAYNIVKIPPPQEDKSDPIEKSTVLVQFPSSERFKPSYVHSFGMTENYFVFVETPVKINLLKFLTSWSIRGTNYMDCFESNDRMGTWFHLATKNPGEYINHKFRTSAFNVFHHINCFEDNGFIVVDLCTWKGHDFVYNYLYLANMRQNWEDVKKTAMRAPQPEVRRYVLPLDIHREEQGKNLVSLPYTTATAVMCSDGSVWLEPEVLFSGPRQAFEFPQINYSKYSGKNYTFAYGLGLNHFIPDRICKLNVKSKETWIWQEPDAYPSEALFVQSPDAKDEDDGVLLSIVVKPGVSQRPAFLLILNATDLTEIARAEVDVNIPVTLHGMYKP, from the exons ATGGTCAGCCG TCTTGAACACCCAGCCGGTGGCTATAAAAAAATCTTTGAGTCATGTGAAGAGTTAGCTGAGCCAATTCCTGCTCTTGTCTCAG GCAAAATCCCTGCATGGCTTACTGGCAGTCTGCTTCGCATGGGCCCTGGGCTCTTTGAGATTGGAGATGAACCTTTTTACCACCTTTTTGATGGCCAGGCTCTCATACACAAGTTTGACCTGAAGGATGGACATGTCACTTATCACCGCAA GTTTATCAGAACTGATGCTTATGTGAGAGCCATGACGGAGAAGAGGGTGGTGATCACAGAGTTTGGCACCGCTGCGTATCCAGATCCatgcaaaaacatattttccag GTTTTTCACTTACTTTCAAGGCATTGAGGTGACTGACAACTGCCTTGTCAACATCTACCCCATTGGTGAGGACTTCTATGCCTGCACGGAAACCAACTACATAACTAAAGTTGATCCCGATACCCTCGAAACGATAAAAAAG GTGGACCTCTGCAATTATCTCTCAGTCAATGGTGTGACTGCACATCCACATATTGAACCAGACGGTACTGTATATAACATTGGAAACTGCTTTGGGAAGAACATGTCGCTGGCCTACAACATTGTCAAGATCCCTCCACCACAAGAAG ATAAATCCGATCCAATTGAAAAGTCAACAGTTTTGGTACAGTTTCCAAGCAGTGAGAGGTTCAAACCATCCTACGTCCATAG cTTTGGCATGACGGAGAACTACTTTGTGTTTGTTGAGACTCCGGTGAAGATCAATCTGCTGAAATTTTTGACTTCTTGGAGCATCAGAGGGACGAATTACATGGACTGCTTTGAGTCAAATGACAGAATGGGT ACATGGTTTCATCTGGCAACCAAGAATCCTGGAGAATACATCAACCACAAATTCAGAACATCTGCCTTTAATGTTTTCcatcacattaactgttttgagGACAAcggttttattgttgttgaCCTGTGCACTTGGAAAGG GCATGACTTTGTGTATAATTATCTATATTTGGCAAACATGAGGCAAAACTGGGAGGACGTCAAAAAAACAGCCATGAGAGCTCCACAGCCAGAGGTGCGGAGATACGTGCTTCCACTGGACATCCACAGG GAAGAGCAGGGAAAGAATTTGGTTTCTCTTCCATACACCACAGCTACTGCTGTCATGTGCAGTGATGGAAGCGTTTGGCTCGAACCTGAGGTTCTTTTCTCTGGACCGCGTCAGG CTTTTGAGTTTCCTCAGATCAACTACAGCAAATACTCTGGAAAAAATTACACCTTTGCTTATGGACTCGGGCTAAACCACTTCATTCCAGACCGG ATTTGCAAGTTGAATGTGAAAAGCAAAGAAACATGGATATGGCAGGAGCCAGATGCCTATCCGTCAGAAGCACTGTTTGTGCAAAGCCCTGATGCTAAAGATGAAGATGATG GTGTTCTTCTGAGTATTGTAGTGAAACCAGGAGTTTCCCAGAGGCCAGCGTTCCTCCTCATACTCAATGCCACTGACCTGACAGAAATAGCACGTGCAGAGGTTGATGTCAACATTCCTGTCACTCTCCATGGCATGTACAAACCATAA